The DNA region aaaagtgtttacaGTTTACCTAAATGATTTATCATAATAGTGGCAGATTGACTGAGTCATTGTTGCATCTCTACTGTTGCAGGCAAATAATTTGACCATTTCAACCCTAAACTAAGTGTAGGATCACATTGGAACTCCAGTGGAAGTAGGGATGTGGctgaaaataaagattttagATAATTTCACCAAATTGAAACTAAGTGAATCTCTGAGCTGAAACTTAATCATTGATCAGATTAAACTGATATCGAATGAGTTGCAAAGACAGTTAAGTGATGTGTTCATTCTAGGCTGAAGATTGAGTTACGTTTGTTTAATATACGCAGTGTGAAATGGTACAAATAAAAGGACAAATGCACTAAAATTAGGCATTTCAGTGATTCATGAATCCAGTTTACAACACCTAAGTATAATTTAGAGGTTCAACatatataatgtaaacataCCCTTAAATGTGGAGGAATATTCAGAGCTTGACATTGGAGCATAATGATTTAAATTGAAGAAATGTGACACTGAGCATCAGTTCagtgaaataatgaatgaatcagaGAAGATTGCATATAAATGTTACATAGTGTTTGCAACTGATGTGTTGAGAGTTTAAATGTTATCTTCTATGATCAAGACAAATTTGCTCAAATACAACTTTAAAACTGATATTCACACTTGTACCAAATTAATAATTCTAGTTTAGACATTTTGTGAAGTACACACTTGTTTACAGCACAAGTTGGCAACATGTTAtatgtaaaaagaaataaatagaatGAAAGctcaaaattaatttattaatattcTCAAGTACATGTTTCAGGAGAATAATTAACAACTATTtacatatttgaatatttgcAGCAGGCTGATGTTTACAAATCCAACACATGATAGGCCTGCCCTGCATCATTCCAGACAAGGTGTTTGTCTAATAATTTCACTGCATGTCATCATTTCACAGTTTAATATTCTTGATGAACTTTGCATACCACATGTAAGAGGTCGCTGCACACAGGCCATACCTGAGAAGCCAAGAATGATCAGTCAGtttagttattttaaagcaGTGAAAGAGACAAGAAGCTTCAATCTACAGTAGAAAATAACTTCCACCTACCATGTTACCACGTACTGCATGTGTTCGTTCCTCAGCGTGACTCTTGTCTGTCCACCGACTGGTCCACCAGGATTGGTGCTCGCTGCATGACACATTTCACCATTTCAGTACAACATAATCTTTATGTATGAAAGTGGGATAAACAGTTCTCCTTTAAAGTTGTTTAATTAATCTGACATTAACAATGATGTAGCTGAGTCAAAGAGCATTGTGGACTTTACCGTAGTCAGCATCGATGAAAACGGGCTGCGCTCCTGTGACGTGGGACATGGCCTCCAGGTCGCGGTAATGCCATCGGTTTTTGTCTGCATCGTTGTTCGGTACAAACGGTTTACGGATCTCTGTCAGCCTGACGACCCCGACCACTTCCACCTCACCTTCCACCTGCACAGAGGGAGTGTTATTGTAGAGCTGCAATTATTGGTCGATTAACAAAAAATTAatgcagcttcttaaatgtgaacatttcctGGTTTCTTTGGTATTTtataacagtaaactgaaaccatctgttgtttattttctcatttaatcgATTTTTGGTCAATAAATTGTCAGAAAGCTGCAAAAAATGGAAATCACTGTCTCCTGAACCTtaagatgcaacctaaaatgtcttgttctgAGCAACACGCCAACATTCAGCTGCAATATCTAAATGATTATATaattagtcaaattaaaaaCGTTTTTTCAGAGTCAATTAGAgtcattttttgttaaaatgtccaaGTTCTCTTAAttccagcttctgaaatgtaaatattttctgatttattcTGTCCTCTATGATTGTTAACTgaatctttgggttgtggactgacATTTGAGGTTATATCTTAGGCTTTAGGAAacaaatcatcaacatttttcataattttctggcattttatagcTCAAACAActaatgattgattgataaaacattcattagttATTGTCCTAAAATGCTGCAGAGGAATAAAAGTGTACACAAAAAACCtagggaggtgtgtgtgctgctgtctCCATTAATATAACTTGTGATGTTAGATGAATGTGTGAGGTTAGGAAATGATTAAGGTGTTTGGTGTTGGCAACAGGAATGATGATgtgttaataaaaatgtgtcacatgaTCCAAACCTGTCCCTTCATCCTGGTCTCTGGTCGTATCTTCTGTCGGGGAACGTATCCTCTGTTCACCAGGATCGTGATGCTGCAGTGACACGCAGATAGCACAGATCAGTGTAACATCACATGCAGTTAATCTTATAACATTCAGTCTGATGCGTCTTTGCATCTTACCCGAGGTCAGTGCAGTAGAAGGGGGTGATGACATTCGCGCCCGTCTCTCCGCTGGACGAAAGCGTCCCCGcctctctggcctctttaacCGGGTCGACCCGTGAACGCGGCAGGATGTAGAGCTCCTGTGAGTGGTCGTACTGTCCTCGCACTCTCACCCGTCTGTACTCCAGGTGATTCAGCTCATTAGGACTAGAAAATGAGGGGAGAATAATTAGCACATGTGCACAATAATCAAGTACAAGAGTAGATTTAAGGGAATACAGAAGCATGTGTGCTTATCAGTAGTAAAATGAGGATTTATTATTTGAATTGTGGTAGCTACCTGGGATTTATTTCAATGTGTGcacataaaaatatttaataataatactaataatagtgcattttatttctaggTGCCTTTCAAAGACACCTTATaagacaaacataaaacaacaactgtacATCAAACAAATATTGAGGTGCAATTTCCCAAAAGATAAACATTTTCTGgacacttttattcat from Scomber scombrus chromosome 15, fScoSco1.1, whole genome shotgun sequence includes:
- the LOC133995617 gene encoding surfeit locus protein 1-like, which produces MASLKAVLAYTTRTINTLKKNTHVVFIKRTLLLPRLPLFKQADGRLVNLRQSSSTAAGATSSEDSFLKWFLLLIPVTTFGLGTWQVRRRQWKLQLIDDLRKLTTAEPIPLPLDPNELNHLEYRRVRVRGQYDHSQELYILPRSRVDPVKEAREAGTLSSSGETGANVITPFYCTDLGITILVNRGYVPRQKIRPETRMKGQVEGEVEVVGVVRLTEIRKPFVPNNDADKNRWHYRDLEAMSHVTGAQPVFIDADYASTNPGGPVGGQTRVTLRNEHMQYVVTWYGLCAATSYMWYAKFIKNIKL